The genomic interval GTACTACAGATAAAAATTGCTTTATGCGCCAATTTACACTTCTTATTATTCTCTTTTTTGTTTCTGTAGCTACGAAAGCCCAGTCACAAGAAAATGTGTATAATAATTCAAACACCAAAAATTCAAATACCAACAACCAACAGATTTCTCCAGCAGTTCAAGATACTACTACAAAAATTCAGTACGAAGAAATTCAAATTCAATCTAAAAGTGTAAGGTCTGAAAAGAAAGCCAAATCCTTAAAAGCAGATCAGCTGGAAGAAGCTGAAAAAAGCGAATTAAAAGATTCGAATAACTCCTCTCAATTATTAAAAACTGCTCAATTTCAATTCGAAACCAATTACTCCAATTCTAAACATCAATTATACCGAAGAAGTCCAAATAACTTGGAATTCTCATCCATGGTGAAAAGCGCAAATCTGTATAAAGAAATACTTCCTAGCAGTTTTGAAAAGCATTTTTACACCTATCTTATCAGTAAGTACAATCCCAATCAATTCAATGAATTAGAACAGGCAGCAAAGTTAAATCCTACCAAAACAGAGGTGCAACAAGAATTAGCAGTTTTTGGTATTGCTGTTGATAATCAAGAATTAGCTGATAGTGTGACAATGCAAATGATTACTCAGAATAAAATAACGGGAGGTTTACTTAATTACACGTCAGATTTGGTGAATTCAATTCCAGCAAATGGAACATTACTTCTACACGGTTACACCGAATTAATTCCCGCTAATTATCAACGGAACACACTTGGTCGCGACGATATTGAATTGATTTCAGTGGATTTGATGCAAAGTTCAGCATATCAAGACCGTTTAGAAGCAAAAGGTTTCGTGATGCCTAACACAACTTTCGTTGATACTGCTTTCGTTCAAAACTTCTGTGCACTCAATACAACAAAAAACATTTACCTTTCGATGTCATTTCCAAAAGAGTATTTTCAAGGAATGAGCTCCTCATTGACAACAGTTGGTTTAACTTTTGCTTATAATCAAACCTCACTAGACTACAATGCTTGGAATATTTCTCTCTTTGAAAAAGTCTGGAAGAAACACGAAATGGGGGTTTCAAAAGACCAACAATCAGATGCTCTGTCAGCGAATTATTTACCCACTCTCATAAGTATTGCTCGACTTTACGAAGAGTACAATAAAACGGAAGAGGTAAAAAATACAAATCAACTAATCCTGAGTGTTGCTACGAGAGCACGCAAAACTGGTCAACTTTCAAAAATTAAGCGCTGATGCGAATGATTAAAAAGGAATACGACCAAATGACCGATGAGCAGTTGGTTATTGCAATGGCAGGAGGCGATCAACGAGCTTTTGACAAGCTTTATGGGCGTTATTCATCTGCCCTACTTTCGTATTTCATGCGGATGCTTTGGCGAGATCGTGAAAAATCAGAAGATTTTGTCCATGATTTCTTCACGAAAGTCATTCATCGTCCGGAACTTTTCGATACCAATAGATCGTTCAAAACTTGGATGTATTCGGTGGCCAACAATATGTGTAAAAACGAATACAAAAAGCAAGAAATTCGTAAAAATACTAGTAATGGATTGGATAGCAGCTATGCCGTTACAGATGTCAATAAAAATACAGAAAATCAAGTGCATCATGCACTTTTCAAAGAAGCATATAATTATCAAGTCACTCAATTAGAGGACAAACACCGAGAAGTATTTGAAATGAGGCACTTCGATGGTTTATCGATCAAAGAAATTGCCGATGCACTGGAAATTAGCGAAGGAACTATCAAATCCAGACTATTTTATGCAACCAAATATTTAGCTCAAGGATTAAAAGAATACCAACCAGAACATATAAAATGATTATGAATACGTTCGACGAAATTATACAGACAAAAGCATACAACGATTTAACTTCTCAGGAATTAGAAGTTGTTCAAGAATTAGTGTCTTCTGAAGAAGATTACAATGAAATGAAATCATTTTATGCAGGAATAGATTCACTTGCAATTTCATCTCGCGAGGAAGTTTCCAGTTCCATAAAATCAAGCTTGAATTCGGTTTTTCAAGCAAAGCACCCTGGAATTAGTCAAAACTGGAGTGCTACGAATGAAGTAACTGAACCAAAAATTGTTCCTTTATACAACAGAGCATGGTTTCGTGTAGCGGCATTACTCGTTGTATCTGCAGGAGTTCTTACCATTTGGATTTCAAATTCTGAAAATGAACTGGCTGCGACTGAAAATTCAAAAGTAACTGCTAGCAATGACTCATCATTACAAGTACACAAAGAAGAGGCTGAACCGAAAAAGAAGTTCCCAATAAATGAAGGATCTGCAACGAAAATTACGGCCGCTTCAACTATTTCAACAGGCGAAAATTTGAAAGATAAATCAATCGTTTCTGATGACGAAGCTCCTAGTGACTCAAAATCAGCAGAGTCTTACGATTTTGCTTCCCCTAGCCCCGTAGCTTCAAGTTACAAAAGCTCAAATAAGAGGAATGATGGAAAATACTTTTTGAGTAATCTTTCTGATAAAAAAGAAAAAACTGCTTCTAACGAAGATCAATTGGAAAGCTTATCGAGAGCTGGTATCGATGCAGATTTAAATCCATACGGAAATACAGCGAAAGCAACAAAAGATTATAAGCCTGCTATATCGACAAATGATTTACTGAGTTTGATTGAGCCGAGTTTCTAAAGAAGTTCAAAAGGTTTAAAATGGTTCAAGAGTTCAAATAAAAGATTCCATTCAACTATTTTAACTTGTTTCAAACTTGCTGATTTTGCAATTCACCCAACGCTACTTTTAGTTCAGCCAATCGATTCATTTTTCCTTTTTGTCGAATATTCAACGCAGTAATTGTATAAAACTGATGTGTATTCTCTAAAAATTGAATCTGCATTTGGATCCAACCTTCTTCCGATAAATCTTCGCCATAGGCAATCATCTCATCGCGAAGCTTTGAGAAAACAACGTAATAGTCAGCTCTTCCTAAATAATCGTGGTCTGCATCACACAAAATTTCTTGCAATAATCCAACGGGTTTAATATCCAAGGCCGTTGCTAAAATCATTTCTCGAATTTGCTGAATCTGATCTGCAGTAAAACCATATTTTGGAAGCATTTGCTCCATTAATCGAACTCCGTGTAATTCATTTTGGTGATATGTAAAAATAAAACCCGTATCATGAAACAGAGCAGCAGTTCTTAATAAAAGCATTTCATCTTCATGTAGTCCCTCCAACTTTCCTAATCGGATTGCTGCTTTCTCCACGTTTAGTGTATGCCCTAAATCATGGTAAATGACTTCATCAGGCAACATGGATTTGAGTTTATTCAAAACATCACTTCGCATGTGTTCAAAATCCACAGTAGCAATTTGACATAAAATTCTCAAATCAACGGAGGGAACTTTTCCATTTGCGTATAAACTATATTCAGATTTCAAGGATTCCAATTCGAAAGTTTCCATCGTTCCTCCTCGTTTCTTAATAGGAACATTACCCAAATTCTTGGTTTCAAAATAATTTACGCATTCATCTTGAATCGCTTGAGTAATCGTAATTTGATCGATTCCGCTAAATTGTTGAGCTCTCGCCGCAATATTCACCGTATCCCCCCAAACATCAAAAGAATAACGTTTGGATCCAATTATCCCAGCAACTAAAGGTCCTGCATGCAAACCAATTCGAATTTCCCAATAATCTTTTTTCATGGCTTTAGCCAATTCTTTCTCATTTCGAATAAAATTGCGCATTTCCAGTGCAGCCATGCAAGCCCTCAATATTGGTTGGGCATTGTCTTCATTCACCCCCGCGATTGCCATGTAGGCATCTCCGATTGTTTTGATTTTTTCCAGTTGGTATCTTTCTACTATTTCGTCAAAAGCCGTAAAATAATACTCCAAACGCTTAACTAGTTTGATTGGTTTAATCGTTTTTGATTTCATCGAGAAATCCACAAAATCCGTAAACAAAACAACTCCTTTATCTACTCTTTTAGGAGAAAACTTACCAAATTGATTTAAATCATCCAGCACATTTCCTGGAAGAATATTCCCCAATAGCTGAGCAATTCGTTGGTCTTTATAATAAAGAGTCTTGTAAACATCCAATTTCGCCTGAATCAATAAAGGATTGAATGGTTTAGTAATAAAATCAACCGCTCCTGAATTAAATCCTTTCAATAATTTAGATCCCGTTCGCGTATTTTCGGTGATAATAATTGAATAATGGGTATGAGTCGCATATTTTTGAAGTAACTCCTTAAAATCTTCCATCGAAGAAAAATTAGGGCTATCTACGTTGATTAAAATAATTCCCACTTCACGTCTATTCAAAATAACATGTGCATCTGCGATCGAATCACAAAACAATAAGATATTTCCACCGCCACCAAGGATTTCCTTCAGTGCCAGTTGATCAGACTCTTTTTCATCAATGATGAGAATATTAATTAGGCGCTCCACCTTTTTTTACGATTTAAAGTTGAAAATAAGCAAACTTTTTCAAATTTCACCGATTCAAATAAAAACACATTTTTATGTATTAACAATGGAATGCTAATAATAAATTCATTTTCATTCTTATTGAAATTGCATCATTCAATTTTTTTGAATTATATTAGCATTGAATTTTATAAAAAATACTATGAAAAAACTTTTACTTTCTGCAACATTATTAGTTGCTTCAATGAGTGCTAATGCACAAGCTAACTTAGGATTTGAAACTTGGGCAACAGGTTCTCCAGCTTCTTGGACTTGGTACAACGGCGCTCCAGTAAATATACTTGCAAATCCCGCTCTTGGAGGAACTTGTCAAGCTAATGGAGTTGCAGCAACACCTTGTATTCAAGGAACAACTGGTGCTCCACAAGGAACTTCTTATGTGAAATTGACTTCTGTTACCAGAGCTGGTTCTACGAATCCTCAATTTGATGCTGTTTATGGTGGGACAATTGTTCAAACAATTGCTACTACTGCAAAACCAACTTCTGTATCTTTCAAATACACGTATGCACGTCAAAATATGGACAGTGCAGTCGTATTTATTCAAGGTACAAAATGGAATGGTTCATCTAGAACTGTTGTTGGACAAGGAGTAAAAGTTATTAATGCAAATGCTGCAAACTGGACTACTGTAACAAATTCTCCAATTCAATGGATTGGTACTCCAGATACTATTCAAATTACAATTAGTTCTTCTAAAGGTGATGTATTAACAAATTCATTGGCTCCACAAGATAACTCTATTTTAGAAGTAGATGATCTTTCTTTCGTTGCTTTCGTTAGTACAGCTAGCTTAGAGGAATCTGAAGTTTCAAATGTATTTGTATATCCAAACCCTGCAACAACTGTATTGAATATCGATTCTAAAGAAGAGGTTGCAACTATTAGCGTTATGACTACTGATGGTAAAATTGTAGCTACTTCAAGTTCTGCAAAAAACATCAATGTTGAGCTTTTAAATGCTGGAATGTACATTTACCAAGTAACTAGCGTTTCTGGTAAAGTAAACACTGGAAACTTCGTTAAAAACTAATATCGGAATTCTTCCATATAAAAAATCCCCTGATGATGAGTCAGGGGATTTTTTTGTTTCAGTATTTTCTAACTCAATGAATCAATCACTTCATCAATCGATTTCTCACTGTTGGTAAGTTCCATTATTTTCGAAATCACACTGTCAATAATCGAATCGGGACAAGAAGCTCCTGAGGTAATTCCAATCTTACTTCCTTTTATCCAATTTTCAATCGCTTCCAATTGATGGGTATGAATATTAAAACTCTGAATTGATTTTTCAGTCAAAATTTCCGATTCATCCTTGATAAAATAAGTTGGGCATTTTTGCTCCAATAATTCCACTAAATGAGTCGTATTAGAACTATTATATCCACCAACGACAATCGCAAAATCCAATGATTCATTCATTAATGCTTCCGTAGCACTTTGATTGTCATTTGTTGCATAACAAAGCGTGTCACGTGTATCCGCAAAAGTTTTGTCCACCTTTGTTTTTTGAGCAAAATCTTCGGTAACCCTCTTTAAGAATTCAGCTATTTCCTGAGTCTCGCTTGCCAACATGGTTGTTTGATTAATCACTCCAATCTTGCTTAAGTGAATCTCTGGATTGAAACTGGGAGTATGTTTTCCTTTAAAAAAGTTGTAAAACTCCTCCTTTGAAGCTTCTCCAGTAATACATTTAGCCAAAAAACCAGCTTCTTCCATGTTCTTAACAATAACCGCTTCCGAATTTAAAGCGGTATGTGAAAAAGTTGCCCGAGTTTCTTCGTGGTCATATTTACCGTGAATAACCAGCGTATGATTTTCTGTGCCTAATTTTTCAGCCCGATTCCAAACCTTCTCCACAAACGGACAAGTTGTGTTATACTTTTCAGTAGAAACTCCTCTATCCTTCAATACTTGCTCTATTTCAAGTGTTGTTCCAAATGCTGGAATAATCACCACATCATTCGAATTCAACTCATCCCAAGGAATCAATTGTTTTCCAGCAGTATCTTGGATGAATTCAATCCCGTGTTTGGTCAAATCTTCATTAACGGT from Fluviicola taffensis DSM 16823 carries:
- a CDS encoding T9SS type A sorting domain-containing protein; translated protein: MKKLLLSATLLVASMSANAQANLGFETWATGSPASWTWYNGAPVNILANPALGGTCQANGVAATPCIQGTTGAPQGTSYVKLTSVTRAGSTNPQFDAVYGGTIVQTIATTAKPTSVSFKYTYARQNMDSAVVFIQGTKWNGSSRTVVGQGVKVINANAANWTTVTNSPIQWIGTPDTIQITISSSKGDVLTNSLAPQDNSILEVDDLSFVAFVSTASLEESEVSNVFVYPNPATTVLNIDSKEEVATISVMTTDGKIVATSSSAKNINVELLNAGMYIYQVTSVSGKVNTGNFVKN
- a CDS encoding adenylate/guanylate cyclase domain-containing protein, whose translation is MERLINILIIDEKESDQLALKEILGGGGNILLFCDSIADAHVILNRREVGIILINVDSPNFSSMEDFKELLQKYATHTHYSIIITENTRTGSKLLKGFNSGAVDFITKPFNPLLIQAKLDVYKTLYYKDQRIAQLLGNILPGNVLDDLNQFGKFSPKRVDKGVVLFTDFVDFSMKSKTIKPIKLVKRLEYYFTAFDEIVERYQLEKIKTIGDAYMAIAGVNEDNAQPILRACMAALEMRNFIRNEKELAKAMKKDYWEIRIGLHAGPLVAGIIGSKRYSFDVWGDTVNIAARAQQFSGIDQITITQAIQDECVNYFETKNLGNVPIKKRGGTMETFELESLKSEYSLYANGKVPSVDLRILCQIATVDFEHMRSDVLNKLKSMLPDEVIYHDLGHTLNVEKAAIRLGKLEGLHEDEMLLLRTAALFHDTGFIFTYHQNELHGVRLMEQMLPKYGFTADQIQQIREMILATALDIKPVGLLQEILCDADHDYLGRADYYVVFSKLRDEMIAYGEDLSEEGWIQMQIQFLENTHQFYTITALNIRQKGKMNRLAELKVALGELQNQQV
- a CDS encoding 4-hydroxy-3-methylbut-2-enyl diphosphate reductase is translated as MKQFDIPSIFRSPIISKVKAFRKNQDPRKKDFSPTVLDFGNTQLYIARHFGFCYGVENAIEIAYRAVDENQGKRIFLLSQMIHNPTVNEDLTKHGIEFIQDTAGKQLIPWDELNSNDVVIIPAFGTTLEIEQVLKDRGVSTEKYNTTCPFVEKVWNRAEKLGTENHTLVIHGKYDHEETRATFSHTALNSEAVIVKNMEEAGFLAKCITGEASKEEFYNFFKGKHTPSFNPEIHLSKIGVINQTTMLASETQEIAEFLKRVTEDFAQKTKVDKTFADTRDTLCYATNDNQSATEALMNESLDFAIVVGGYNSSNTTHLVELLEQKCPTYFIKDESEILTEKSIQSFNIHTHQLEAIENWIKGSKIGITSGASCPDSIIDSVISKIMELTNSEKSIDEVIDSLS
- a CDS encoding RNA polymerase sigma factor, producing the protein MRMIKKEYDQMTDEQLVIAMAGGDQRAFDKLYGRYSSALLSYFMRMLWRDREKSEDFVHDFFTKVIHRPELFDTNRSFKTWMYSVANNMCKNEYKKQEIRKNTSNGLDSSYAVTDVNKNTENQVHHALFKEAYNYQVTQLEDKHREVFEMRHFDGLSIKEIADALEISEGTIKSRLFYATKYLAQGLKEYQPEHIK